GACTGGAATTGAGCTCATGCAAAACGCTACGAAATCGTTGATGGCATTGTTAGTGCTCGTTTGTACTCTTAGCGGAGTCAGCAGCGGATATTCCGTGCTGACCCATGAAGAGTTCATTGACTTGCTCTGGAGTGACCAGATCAAGCCCCTGTTGCTGCAGAGATATCCGGGCGCGTCAGAAGACGACTTGAAAAAGGCCCATGCCTATGCCTACGGCGGATGTCTCATCCAGGACATGGGATATTACCCGTTCGGGAACAAGCTCTTCAGCGATATGGTCCACTATGTTCGCAGCGGCGATTTTGTCATTGCGCTCCTGGAAGAAGCCAGCGACATCAATGAATACGCCTTCGCCCTGGGAGCGCTGTCACACTACGCCTCTGACATTACCGGGCATCCCTACGTCAATGCGGCCGTGGCTCAGAATTTCCCCAAGCTGAAAACCAAGTATGGGCCGTTGGTCACGTACGAGCAAAATCCCAAAGCCCACATTCAAACCGAGTTCGGGTTTGACGTGGTGCAGGTGTCCAAGCAGCGCTATACGTCAGATGCCTACCACGACTTCATCGGGTTCGAAGTGTCCAAGCCGGTTCTGGAACGCGCGTTTCTCAAGACTTACGGCATCAAACTGGGGGATGTTTTCGGCAGCGTGGACCTGTCCATCGGCACCTTTCGCCGCTCCATCAGCGGCGTGATTCCGCAGATGACCCGGGTTGCGCTGCTCACGAAAAAAGATGAGATGGTCAAAGAAGACCCCACCTTTGCCCGCAAGAAGTTTCTCTACAACCTGAAGCGCAGCGAGTATGAAAAACAATGGGGCAAGAGCTATCAAAAACCGGGATGCGGAGCGCACTTGCTGTCCTTTTTGTTTATGCTCGTCCCCAAGATCGGGCCATTCAAGGCCATCGGTTTCAAGATGCCCAGCCCGGAGACCGAGACGCTGTACCTGAAGAGCATCAACAGCACGGTGGACCAGTATCGAATCTATCTTCAGGACGCGAAAGCGGGAAAGCTAACGCTGGTGAACAAGGACTTCGATACCGGGAAGCTGACCGCGGAAGGCGAATACCGCCTGACCGACGAGGCTTACGGCAAGCTGCTCGACAAGCTGGCGAAAGCCAAGTTTGCCGACATGCCGCCCGCGCTGCGGGAGAACATCTTGGCCTTCTACCAGAACCCCAATGCCCCCAACTTCAACAAGAAGAAACCGGAAGAGCGGGCCAAGACACTGAAGAACCTGGAAGAGTTGAAATCGCTGCAGCCGGAGAAACCCCTTCCTAGCCCAACTACACCCTGAGCGCTGTGGCTGTTCCGATGCACGCGCAATTCCGGCGACCTGTCCCCGGCGAAGCCGTGGATTTTGGCAATCTTGGCAATTCTGGCAATCTCCTAGCCCCTCCCCCAGGTTGCCCACAACTAGGATTCTAAAGGGCTTACACGATTCATCGCCGGGGTTGGGTTTCCGATCTCGCGCGATGACGTGCGATCACGGCGATGTCGGCGATTCTTCCTGGCCCCTACCCATCCCCGTTCATCCCCGAAAAATAAGGATTTTGAGGTGCACCCTTGAAGTGAGACAGAAAGTTTATCCCACACATGTGATTGTGAACGGTGAACCCCTGAAGTGAGGGGGCTGCCAGCTCTTGCTAATGGCCAACTGCTAATGGCTAGGTGCTGCTTTTTGTCAAAGACCCATCCGACCATCCGCCCTGGGGCGGACTGCTCTTTCGGAAGGCCAAGAACTGCTGGCCGAAAGTCTTATGCTTTACCATTTATTCGCCATTTAATCAAGCGCGAAATGGCAGCGTGCTTTCCACTCGCACACTACTGGCAGCCAGTTATTAAGAGACTACATGAAGGAAATGGAGGCGGAGATCACGGCGGTCTCTTTGCACTGCCAATTGCGGAGGGTCCAATGAAACTCGCGGGCACGCTTCTCGCAATCCTCCTGTGGGCCAGTTGCGTGCAGCCTGCGACTGCGCAGAGCACGAATTGCATGTCGGCCAATTCCAAACTCGTGAGCCAAAATAAAAGTAACAGCTCCTGCGAACAGTGCGTGGGTGCCAATAGTCACAAATACCTATCCGTTCGTTGCCAATTGCTATTTGCTGATTTGCAAAGACCCGTTTCACCATCCGCACTGGGGCGAATCCGCGGCCGTTATTTGAATAGGTTATCCACGTCCAGGGTAATGCCCACCTGTCCGCGAACGTCGCTCTCCTTGATGAGCTCAGTCCGGTTCGACCAAGTGACTGAAATCGGGATCTTGAGCGTGCTGTTCAGCGGTAAAGTCAGCCTCCCCTGGACCACGCCGATGTTGCCTTTGGTTCCCAGCAGCTTGGCGGCGGTGTCAGGCAGCACGATGCCACTTCCGGGGGCCACGTTTCCGGGGCCAATCGTGATCAGCGCGTCCTCTTTCATCCACTGGTAATAACCGGCGAACGTGGCTACCGCGTTCCCCAGATTGGGAATCACGCCCAGCCGCCGTTCAACTTGCCCAGACGCCTGAACATCCCGCAGGCGGGTGGCTGCCGGCGCCGCTGGAAGCGAGTTGTACCATGTCACCGCGGCGTTGAAAGTGATCAGCGTCGGCGCCACCGACGGCTGGTGGGAGTAGATCAGCCTGACGTTGGATGTGGACGGCTGGTTTTGAGGATGCTGGTTGGTATATTCCAGGCTGAATTGGTGAGTTTGAATGGTTTGCAGCAAGGCGTCCCGCTGCGCAAAGTAGTTCTCAGAAGCCTTCATGAGCGTGGCAACACGCGTGGGAAAGTCCTGATGAGCGTTCATCATGATGGGAATCAGGGCATCGAGTTGGGT
This region of Terriglobia bacterium genomic DNA includes:
- a CDS encoding zinc dependent phospholipase C family protein; its protein translation is MQNATKSLMALLVLVCTLSGVSSGYSVLTHEEFIDLLWSDQIKPLLLQRYPGASEDDLKKAHAYAYGGCLIQDMGYYPFGNKLFSDMVHYVRSGDFVIALLEEASDINEYAFALGALSHYASDITGHPYVNAAVAQNFPKLKTKYGPLVTYEQNPKAHIQTEFGFDVVQVSKQRYTSDAYHDFIGFEVSKPVLERAFLKTYGIKLGDVFGSVDLSIGTFRRSISGVIPQMTRVALLTKKDEMVKEDPTFARKKFLYNLKRSEYEKQWGKSYQKPGCGAHLLSFLFMLVPKIGPFKAIGFKMPSPETETLYLKSINSTVDQYRIYLQDAKAGKLTLVNKDFDTGKLTAEGEYRLTDEAYGKLLDKLAKAKFADMPPALRENILAFYQNPNAPNFNKKKPEERAKTLKNLEELKSLQPEKPLPSPTTP